A single region of the Fusarium keratoplasticum isolate Fu6.1 chromosome 7, whole genome shotgun sequence genome encodes:
- a CDS encoding Glyco-transf-64 domain-containing protein gives MKAATFSSSLMWFSRKTTAFAAAAVFCVIFSLVMLHQYSESLPQITWRPYTAPQNGWGIDLDTPVCAESRDIVSEDLWAESRRKYQHLRDDKFTLVISTYKRPDSLNATLSLVLSEEIPTLHEVVVVWNEVNTTAPADFISDYNVRVRFRVSPRNSLNMKLWADPEFRTQAILLSDDDCHYEPDDMGFIFNYWKEHAQDRIVGAFPRSYTIGEDGQYKYSFARGWDRYSMILTGLAFAHISFLDYYSSDDPLMTDIRNLIDEKFNCEDIALNYIVSMLTCNSPLQVVGLKHPINAGGKHGISTKKGHIGKRHSCVNDFANMMGYMPLRNSTHYIHRGRQK, from the exons ATGAAGGCTGCAACCTTTTCCAGCTCGCTCATGTGGTTCTCACGCAAGACGACTGcctttgccgccgccgccgtctttTGCGTCATCTTTTCGCTCGTGATGCTACATCAGTATAGCGAGAGTCTTCCGCAAATCACTTGGAGACCGTATACTGCGCCGCAGAATGGTTGGGGCATCGACTTGGATACACCTGTCTGCGCCGAGAGTCGGGATATTGTATCGGAGGACCTCTGGGCCGAGTCCAGAAGAAAGTACCAGCATCTCCGGGACGACAAGTTTAC TTTGGTCATCTCGACGTATAAGCGGCCCGATAGTCTCAACGCGACCTTGAGTCTTGTCCTGAGCGAAGAGATCCCAACGCTCCAcgaagtcgtcgtcgtctggAACGAAGTCAACACGACAGCGCCAGCCGACTTCATCTCGGATTACAATGTCAGGGTGCGATTCCGAGTGTCGCCACGCAACAGTCTCAACATGAAGCTCTGGGCCGATCCTGAATTCCGCACGCAGGCCATCCTCTTGTCTGACGACGACTGCCACTACGAGCCCGATGATAtgggcttcatcttcaactacTGGAAGGAGCATGCCCAAGATCGGATCGTGGGCGCGTTTCCACGTTCCTACACCAtcggcgaggatggccagTACAAGTACAGCTTTGCCAGAGGCTGGGACAGGTACTCGATGATCCTCACGGGTCTGGCCTTTGCACACATCTCCTTCCTCGACTATTACTCATCTGACGACCCGCTGATGACCGACATTCGAAACCTGATTGACGAAAAGTTCAACTGCGAAGACATTGCCCTCAACTACATCGTGTCCATGTTGACGTGCAACAGCCCGCTGCAGGTCGTGGGCCTCAAGCACCCCATCAACGCCGGAGGGAAGCACGGCATCAGCACTAAGAAGGGTCACATTGGGAAGAGGCACTCGTGCGTCAATGACTTTGCCAACATGATGGGGTACATGCCGCTGCGGAATTCGACGCATTACATCCACCGCGGCCGCCAAAAGTGA
- a CDS encoding TPT domain-containing protein, whose translation MAPQNELPLQEVPVPRAPWLSPTMHTALYMIAWIVSSNATVIFNKWIIDTAGFDYPILLTGWHLLFASIVTQILAHTTKLLDSRHDLSINRRFYIRTIIPIGIVSSGSLVCANVVYEYLSVAFIQMLKAGSPAVVLFVSWIWAVTTPTVGMIVNIAVIVSGVAMASAGEIAISWTGFAYQAAGLVFEAVRVVMLQVMLGGEGMNMDPLVCLYYTAPVCALVNLTMALAIELPRFQFDTAMSVGPLILLANAAVGFTVNFTSMVLIGKTSGLVTTLTGIFKNILLIACSTAIWRTEITPIQILGYSISLMGLIYYALGVDKLMAAWTSLQSRAAGGYVLLKERTTSYRLMIGLSIGIFLCFITGTLFWWQRGFGIDMSLFSSSG comes from the exons ATGGCTCCGCAGAATGAGCTTCCTCTACAAGAAGTGCCTGTGCCGCGAGCTCCTTGGCTGAGCCCGACGATGCACACGGCGCTGTACATGAT TGCTTGGATCGTCAGCTCAAATGCGACTGTCATATTTAATAAATGGATTATTGATACTGCGGGATTTG ATTATC CTATTCTGTTAACAGGCTGGCACCTACTCTTCGCATCAATCGTAACACAAATCCTCGCACACACCACAAAGCTCCTCGACAGTCGACATGACTTATCCATCAACCGTCGCTTCTACATCCGCACCATTATCCCGATCGGAATTGTCTCTTCAGGCTCCCTTGTCTGTGCCAATGTTGTCTATGAATACTTGTCAGTGGCCTTCATccagatgctcaaggccggATCACCTGCCGTCGTGCTCTTCGTGTCATGGATCTGGGCCGTGACCACACCTACCGTGGGCATGATTGTCAACATCGCTGTCATTGTTTCTGGCGTCGCAATGGCTAGTGCAGGCGAGATTGCCATCTCTTGGACCGGATTCGCTTATCAGGCCGCCGGTTTGGTGTTTGAGGCCGTCAGAGTCGTGATGCTGCAGGTTATGCTGGGTGGTGAAGGCATGAACATGGACCCTCTGGTCTGTCTTTACTACACTGCCCCAGTTTGTGCTTTGGTGAACCTCACCATGGCCCTTGCTATTGAGCTGCCGCGTTTCCAATTTGACACGGCAATGAGTGTTGGCCCGCTGATTCTGCTTGCCAATGCTGCGGTCGGCTTCACGGTGAACTTTACAAGTATGGTCTTG ATTGGCAAGACATCTGGTCTGGTTACGACACTCACCGGCATCTTCAAAAACATCCTCCTTATCGCTTGCTCAACCGCCATCTGGCGCACCGAGATCACGCCCATTCAAATCCTAGGCTACAGCATCAGTCTGATGGGTTTGATCTACTACGCCCTCGGCGTGGACAAGTTGATGGCAGCCTGGACTTCTTTGCAGAGCAGGGCGGCAGGTGGCTACGTTCTGCTCAAGGAGCGGACTACCTCATACAGGCTGATGATTGGCCTCAGTATTGGAATCTTCCTGTGCTTTATTACTGGTACTCTGTTTTGGTGGCAGAGGGGTTTTGGAATAGACATGTCCCTGTTTTCTAGTTCTGGTTAG